The DNA region CGTGCGCACGATCCGCTGCAGGCTTTGCAGGCATTCCCGCGGTTTCACCTGTTCATCGTAATAGGTGTCCAGCAACCCGAGAATAATCACGAGAGGGCAGGGGGTGCGGGCGAGAAAACGGGGAAGCTTTATCGTGACGGCGGCTTCCATCTGGAATGCCGTAAACGACCGCGTCAGGTGCGTCCTCTGCAACAGCGACTTCGGAGAAAGCCCGAGCAGCGCGGCGATCCTGGAAAGAGTGTAGCTGTTAAACTTCATCGCCCCGTCCACGACGGCGAGAGGGTGCTTCACGGCGCTGCCGATCAGAAGGCTCACCGTGTACACGAGCGAATGGCCGTAGAGCAGGTGAATGGCCGCCGGCCGGCGCTGCACGTGGCTGAGCGCGGCATCGAATCCCGGGAGAAATTGCGGTTCGATCGTATGTAAATGAGAGTTCAACGGAGGCGGAGTGTTGCCGTCATGATACGACAAATTTGTCTGATTGTCAAGTAGAAAGTGATAAAAATGTCGTATTTCGGGGAGCGCTCCCGCCCTTGATTTTGGCCGGCTGAACAGTTACATTTGCCGAGACCCGCACAGGCATGGGAGAAACAATGCAGATCAAAAAGATCATCGAGAAGGACGCCGCGCAATTGCTCTTCAGCGGCGACATTCTGGGGGAAGCGGATGGCGCGGCCGTGCGGAGCACGATCTACAACCTCGCGGCGGCGGATGTCAAGCGTGTGGTCATCGACCTGGGCGACGTGCGCCATATCAACAGCGCCGGTCTCGGCTCATTGGTCGCGGGGCTCATCACGATCCGAAAATCGGGCGGCGATATCCGCCTGGCCCGCGTTCACGACCATGTGCAGGAAGTATTGGTCGTCACCCGGCTCGTCCAGATCTTTGACACGCACGACACCGTCAAGGAGGCTCTCAGCGCATTCGGTGAGGCCGGAAGCGCGCAGCCGCGCCGGTAGCGCCGTTTTTCATTCCGATTCATCAACATTCCTCCGGAGGAGCGCATGAACACCCGTCAGCTTCCGATCCCCCACGCCAGGGCGTGTTGCATTGTTTCGATGTTGTTTCTCGGGATCTTCATCGCCCGGAGCCAGTCCCCGGACGAATCGATGAGCAGGCAGTTCAAACTGTTCGGGGGTTTGAGTTTTCCGATGGGGGATTTCGGGGTTTCGCCCTCGCCGAAGGCGGGTCTGGCCGAAACGGGTTTCACGCTCGGCGCCGAAGTCTGCTCGGAGGTGGCTCAACAGTTCGAGCTCGGCGTCGGGGCGGCGTACACTCACCATAGCGTCGACATCTCGCAGTTTCAGACGCAGTTTCCCGGCGTCACGTTCAGCGCCGGATCGTGGACCCTCTTCTGGTTCATGGGTGTTGTGGGGTTCAATACGCCCGTTTCCCCGAGCGTGAGCATCTATGGTCACGGAAATATCGGATTGCTCCTCGCCGCATCCCCCGACATCACGGCTTTCTCCGGGGGCAACTCGGCCACCGTCGCATCTTCAACCGGCAACTCCCTCGGCTACGGCCTGAGTGCTGGAGTCCAATTCGACCACAGGTTCGACGCAGGATTCCGTTATTTGACAGGCGAGCCGGGCTTCACCGTGGCCGGAATGTCGGCCAAACAGTCGATTTCAGTCATTCATTTGACGTTTGGGTATATCTTCCACTAGGCGTCAATCGCCCCCCGTACCGCTCCTAAGAGCCCTCCAGGGATCGGAATTCCTGGCTTCCTGACTCCTCCTACTTTTATTTGATCCTAAGTTATTGTATGTTATGCTATTGGGGTTCAAGGGATCGAACCGTGAAACGCTTATGTTTTATTGAATGAAAGGAGATTGACAGAGACTTCTTACTCTAGAACAGATTCAATCTGCATACGTGCGGGGTTGGCTAGCATCAACGTACCGGCGTGTAACCGTGACCAGAAAAGCATGTCCCCGGTAGTTTAGAAAGGTTTCGCCCAGAAACCGGCACCAGCCCGTCCGCTGCGCGTGAGCCGGAGCGGTCTAATCAGGCCGTGACGTGATACGATTCCGACCACATTCTCAAGAGAGAAGCCATGCGCAAACTGCGGATAGGCATTGTCGACCTTGTTACAAATTCTCCCACCCGAGCACTCTTCGCGCGCGTCATGAATGCCAACCTGGCGAGCATCATGCCCCAGGTCCTTGCAGTTTGGTGTGAACAGGAGGGGCACGACGTCAAGTTCGTCTGCTATACCGGGTTTGAAGACCTGGTAGAGGAACTCCCGGCCGGCGTCGACATCGTGTTCATCGGCGCATTCACCCAGTCCGCGCAATTGGCCTATGCCCTGAGCAAGCGGTTCCGGAAGAACGGAGCGCTGACGGTTCTCGGGGGCCCCCACGCCCGTTGCTATCCCCAGG from Bacteroidota bacterium includes:
- a CDS encoding STAS domain-containing protein gives rise to the protein MQIKKIIEKDAAQLLFSGDILGEADGAAVRSTIYNLAAADVKRVVIDLGDVRHINSAGLGSLVAGLITIRKSGGDIRLARVHDHVQEVLVVTRLVQIFDTHDTVKEALSAFGEAGSAQPRR